A genomic region of Zalophus californianus isolate mZalCal1 chromosome 1, mZalCal1.pri.v2, whole genome shotgun sequence contains the following coding sequences:
- the GMNC gene encoding geminin coiled-coil domain-containing protein 1: MLAKKSHLKNTVLPCQDQYFVGGQSYNCPYSTTTSESSVDVSTETWVSFWAAGLLDNKEPQQAPQAQESSSDSGFPVPNSCSWEEAQLSSQLYRNKQLQDTLVQKEEELARLHEENNHLRQYLNSALIKCLEEKAKKLLSSDEFSKACGQFRKGKRKPKEQRYFPPEIPHHKNAKRNLSREFANCEEQPGPPVDPWVLQTLGLKDLNTIDDTSSANYSAHSSHPRRIASTFPPFLDDAVDYENVPREDLPIDYGGDRATRSHSTARHREDFHFLSQLSNPPGGLQTPLYSTSDVSPNKTEMAFSTSLSPHCNVKTHSFHQGQAFVCRDEVGGWKFTWVPKQS; encoded by the exons AACACTGTTCTGCCTTGCCAAGACCAGTACTTTGTAGGAGGCCAGAGCTATAATTGCCCGTATTCCACTACAACGTCAGAATCTAGTGTTGACGTTTCCACGGAGACTTGGGTCTCTTTCTGGGCTGCTGGTCTCCTGGACAACAAAGAGCCCCAACAAGCACCACAGGCACAGG AATCATCTAGTGACTCCGGTTTCCCTGTTCCTAACTCATGTTCGTGGGAAGAGGCTCAGCTTTCCTCCCAGCTCTACAGAAACAAGCAG CTCCAAGATACTCTGGTGCAGAAGGAAGAAGAACTTGCTAGGTTGCATGAAGAGAATAATCATCTCAGACAATACCTGAATTCTGCTTTGATTAAATGTCTTGAGGAAAAGGCCAAG AAATTGCTGTCATCAGATGAGTTTTCCAAAGCATGTGGACAATTCAGAAAGGGCAAGAGGAAACCCAAAGAGCAAAGATATTTTCCTCCTGAGATCCCCCATCACAAAAATGCCAAGAGAAACCTCTCTCGTGAATTTGCTAACTGTGAAGAACAGCCTGGGCCCCCTGTGGACCCCTGGGTTCTTCAAACACTTGGGTTAAAAGACCTCAACACCATCGATGACACTTCATCAGCTAACTACAGTGCCCACTCCTCTCATCCCAGAAGAATTGCCAGCACATTTCCCCCATTTCTGGATGATGCAGTTGATTATGAAAATGTCCCCAGGGAGGATCTGCCAATTGACTATGGAGGTGACCGAGCAACCCGCTCACATAGCACTGCCAGGCACAGGGAAgattttcacttcctttctcaACTTTCAAATCCGCCAGGAGGGCTGCAAACTCCTCTTTACTCTACTTCTGATGTGTCACCCAATAAAACGGAGATGGCCTTTTCCACATCCCTAAGCCCTCACTGTAATGTGAAAACTCATTCCTTCCACCAGGGACAAGCCTTTGTTTGTCGAGATGAGGTGGGAGGCTGGAAGTTTACCTGGGTCCCTAAGCAGTCTTAG